The following proteins come from a genomic window of Novosphingobium aromaticivorans DSM 12444:
- a CDS encoding efflux RND transporter permease subunit, which translates to MISRFFAHRPIFAWVLAIVIMAAGLFAVSTMGVEQYPDIAPPTVSINATYGGADASTVENSVTQVLEQQLKGLDGLLYFNSNSSNGSSQITVTFDKGTDPDTAQVQVQNAISRAVSRLPAVVQQQGVNVNKSQSDMLMVVSIYDKTGRTTNADISDYLSTHFQDPISRVEGVGNAQIFGASYAMRIWLDPLRLAAVQLMPSDVVTALQAQNTQVAAGEIGANPAPDGQRLNATVTARSRLQTPEEFENIVVKTQVDGSVVRLRDVARVEMGEESYGSISRFNGMPATGLSVSLASGANAMKTAQLVKDTVAELSKDLPAGYEVAYPRDSSTFVKLSIEEVVWSLGEAIVLVVIVMFVFLQSWRATLIPAIAVPVVLLGTFGVLSLAGYTINTLTMFGMVLAIGLLVDDAIVVVENVERVMHEEGLSPLDATVKSMDEITSALIGITLVLTAVFVPMAFFGGSTGAIYRQFSVTIVSAMTLSVLVALVFTPALCATLLKPVAEHEKPGGRFFRRFNDGYANLEGRYRTRLARVVGRPLPWMMVFAGITLGMVLLYVRLPTSFLPAEDQGNLSISYQLPVGSTSEQTRAVANQLSDYIRTSEKEDVKAVFVVMGRGQAGSAQNAGQGFILLKDWSERSGKEHSAAAIAERLNAYFRKSRDAQIFVLDPPPIRGLGSSGGFEMWLQDALGAGRDALTAARRQLTKLAGEDERLAQVRLSGLEDTPQLKVDIDDDALTAFQISPASANSTLSIAWGGLYVNDFVDRGRVKRVYVQGDAPYRNEPSDLGQWFVRSNGGQMAPFSAFASSHWTQGPVRLDRFNGVPAQQLQGSGAPGVSSGDAMKIMEDNAAKLDGNFSVAWSGLSYQERAASSQSLLLYTASIFFIFLCLAALYESWSVPVAVLLVIPLGIIGAVLAVTLRGYNNDIYFQVALLTTIGLSAKNAILIVEFAEAALARGVEPVAAALEGARLRLRPIIMTSVAFIAGVIPLAIADGAGANGRRAIGTGVMGGMLSATILAIFLVPLFFVLVKGWFRRKPATPVETVGEPA; encoded by the coding sequence ATGATTTCGCGCTTCTTCGCCCACCGCCCGATTTTCGCCTGGGTTCTTGCCATCGTCATCATGGCGGCGGGCCTGTTCGCCGTCAGCACCATGGGCGTGGAACAGTACCCCGACATCGCCCCGCCCACCGTCTCGATCAATGCGACTTATGGCGGCGCCGATGCCTCTACCGTCGAGAACAGCGTCACCCAGGTTCTCGAGCAGCAACTCAAGGGCCTCGACGGCCTGCTCTATTTCAATTCGAACTCGTCCAACGGGTCCTCCCAGATCACCGTCACCTTCGACAAGGGCACCGATCCCGATACCGCCCAGGTCCAGGTCCAGAACGCCATCTCGCGTGCGGTCAGCCGGCTTCCGGCGGTGGTCCAGCAGCAGGGCGTGAACGTCAACAAGTCGCAATCCGACATGCTGATGGTGGTGTCGATCTATGACAAGACCGGGCGCACGACCAACGCGGATATCTCGGATTACCTGTCGACCCACTTCCAGGACCCCATCTCGCGCGTCGAAGGCGTGGGCAACGCGCAGATATTTGGCGCGTCTTATGCGATGCGCATCTGGCTCGATCCGCTGCGGCTTGCCGCGGTCCAGCTCATGCCTTCGGACGTTGTAACCGCACTCCAGGCCCAGAACACGCAAGTCGCTGCGGGCGAGATCGGCGCGAACCCCGCGCCCGACGGGCAGCGCCTCAACGCCACGGTCACCGCGCGCTCGCGCCTCCAGACGCCCGAGGAATTCGAGAACATCGTCGTCAAGACGCAGGTCGATGGCTCGGTCGTGCGCCTGCGCGACGTTGCCCGGGTGGAGATGGGCGAGGAAAGCTACGGTTCGATCAGCCGTTTCAATGGCATGCCGGCAACCGGCCTGTCGGTCAGCCTCGCTTCGGGCGCGAACGCGATGAAGACCGCGCAGCTGGTCAAGGATACCGTGGCCGAGCTGTCGAAGGATCTGCCCGCCGGATACGAAGTGGCCTATCCACGCGACAGCAGCACTTTCGTCAAGCTATCCATCGAAGAGGTCGTCTGGTCGCTTGGCGAGGCGATCGTGCTGGTCGTGATCGTGATGTTCGTGTTCCTGCAAAGCTGGCGCGCGACGCTGATCCCGGCAATCGCGGTTCCGGTCGTCCTGCTTGGTACTTTCGGCGTGCTGTCGCTTGCCGGCTATACGATCAACACGCTGACGATGTTCGGCATGGTCCTTGCCATCGGTCTGCTGGTCGACGACGCCATCGTCGTCGTCGAAAACGTCGAGCGCGTGATGCACGAAGAAGGGCTGTCCCCGCTCGACGCCACGGTCAAGTCGATGGACGAGATCACATCGGCGCTCATCGGCATCACGCTGGTGCTGACGGCGGTATTCGTGCCGATGGCGTTTTTCGGCGGCTCGACCGGCGCGATCTATCGCCAGTTCTCGGTCACGATCGTTTCGGCCATGACACTGTCGGTCCTCGTCGCGCTGGTCTTCACGCCCGCGCTTTGCGCCACGCTGCTCAAGCCGGTTGCGGAACATGAAAAGCCTGGCGGTCGCTTCTTCCGCAGGTTCAACGATGGCTATGCCAATCTCGAGGGGCGTTACCGCACCCGCCTTGCCCGGGTCGTCGGGCGGCCGCTGCCGTGGATGATGGTCTTTGCGGGGATCACGCTGGGCATGGTCCTGCTCTACGTGCGGCTGCCGACCAGCTTCCTGCCCGCTGAAGACCAGGGCAACCTCTCGATCAGCTACCAGCTTCCGGTCGGCTCCACCTCGGAACAGACCCGCGCCGTAGCCAACCAGCTTTCGGACTATATCCGCACTTCGGAAAAGGAGGACGTGAAAGCCGTGTTCGTGGTGATGGGCCGGGGCCAGGCGGGTTCGGCGCAGAATGCCGGGCAAGGCTTCATCCTGCTCAAGGACTGGTCGGAACGTTCCGGCAAGGAACACAGCGCGGCCGCCATCGCCGAGCGGCTTAATGCCTATTTCCGCAAGTCCCGGGATGCGCAGATCTTCGTGCTCGATCCACCGCCGATCCGTGGCCTTGGCAGTTCCGGCGGTTTCGAGATGTGGCTTCAGGACGCGCTGGGGGCGGGCCGTGATGCGCTGACCGCCGCGCGTCGCCAGCTTACCAAGCTGGCTGGCGAGGACGAGCGCCTGGCGCAAGTCCGCCTGTCCGGGCTCGAGGACACGCCGCAGCTCAAGGTCGACATTGATGACGATGCGCTGACGGCCTTCCAGATCAGTCCGGCAAGCGCGAACTCGACGTTATCCATCGCCTGGGGCGGGCTTTACGTGAACGACTTCGTCGACCGGGGGCGCGTGAAGCGCGTCTACGTCCAGGGCGATGCTCCCTATCGCAACGAACCGTCGGATCTGGGCCAGTGGTTTGTGCGCAGCAATGGCGGGCAGATGGCGCCGTTCTCGGCCTTCGCCTCTTCACACTGGACACAAGGGCCGGTCCGGCTCGACCGCTTCAATGGCGTTCCGGCGCAGCAATTGCAGGGCAGCGGCGCTCCCGGCGTCAGTTCGGGCGATGCGATGAAGATCATGGAGGACAACGCGGCAAAGCTCGACGGCAACTTCAGCGTGGCGTGGAGCGGCCTGTCCTATCAGGAGCGCGCCGCTTCCAGCCAGTCGCTCCTGCTCTACACCGCATCGATCTTCTTCATCTTCCTGTGCCTTGCCGCGCTCTACGAAAGCTGGTCGGTGCCGGTCGCGGTGCTGCTGGTCATCCCGCTCGGCATCATCGGCGCGGTCCTTGCCGTGACCTTGCGCGGCTACAACAACGACATCTATTTCCAGGTGGCGCTGCTGACCACCATCGGCCTCTCGGCCAAGAACGCGATCCTCATCGTGGAGTTCGCCGAAGCTGCGCTGGCGCGCGGGGTGGAACCGGTGGCGGCGGCGCTCGAAGGCGCGCGACTTCGCCTGCGTCCGATCATCATGACGAGCGTCGCGTTCATCGCCGGCGTTATCCCGCTCGCTATTGCCGACGGGGCCGGGGCCAACGGTCGTCGCGCCATCGGCACCGGCGTCATGGGCGGTATGCTTTCGGCGACAATTCTGGCGATCTTCCTCGTGCCACTGTTCTTCGTGCTGGTGAAGGGCTGGTTCCGCCGCAAGCCCGCCACGCCCGTCGAAACCGTGGGAGAGCCCGCATGA
- a CDS encoding MSCRAMM family protein: MISATAIVALAATLPGSSPAGPVASLQPAFGGQTADAQAPDLLLLSVQLDGATISEALTAYGDPADPLVPLGELARLLELPLDIDVRNGVASGRIGESQRPITVDLKSGQALIGGKVVALVPPDSLVTETDIYLRASLVAKLLPLRITATPEDMLLTLEATEKLPVQAQRERLAHLAGLSGQPEQRDDAMRVATPYRWLGEPAFDFTAELGQADEGSDGGRRTMTRFEGRVAGDLLQAGFSAWLATDDNASPAAARVAFTRRSEDGRLLGSLGGTMAAVGDVFTPAMTMGARSLNGAGLVFSSTRVDEASVFQRINLRGELPVGYDAELYVNDILRSGQRGATAQGRYEFNDIPLVRGRNAIRIVLYGPRGERVERTRVINVGGGQLAAGRTTVDLGVVAQDKPLIDLSESSIAGFSAGRGSLRAVLNVAHGLTEAATLTGGISRFSDSLGKAHTIASAGLRSSVLGMALQGDFASDFRGGRAASLGIAGRVGGVSFLGRHVEYGGRLADEANTSFDASRPMRRFSELVFDLAVPLPGSLGLPVSGRMERAEFADGGRSLTARARTTASLGGTIVALGADYSHRSQPGASETRMSGNVSASRLINYSWQLRGTADFRLKPGFSLETLGFSADHAIGDRYSVRFGATRTFSSRDVALQAGVTARLPFGTATLGGDWSAGQNRWRVGLQLNFGLARDPLKGRYRITPPGPANGASAALLAFIDANANGQRDRGEEAVPGVVVEGGGLKTVTDADGRAFVTGLGDGSMTTLRTDATGADTVFVAAPPQNIVFAARSGGMTTIPYPLVPTSELVARIGFRRKDGEVGGLSAVKLRLVSAKGEVIQGMTEFDGTAVFDQVRPGKYAIEIDPEQGARLGMRLKSPIFVTVGADGRTIDALGEVAFDEPVRMVER, translated from the coding sequence ATGATCTCCGCAACCGCCATCGTGGCCCTGGCAGCAACCCTTCCGGGTAGCTCGCCAGCAGGACCGGTTGCGTCCCTGCAACCAGCGTTCGGGGGCCAGACTGCCGATGCGCAGGCGCCCGATCTGCTGCTGCTTTCGGTCCAGCTCGATGGCGCGACCATCTCGGAGGCGTTGACCGCCTACGGCGATCCCGCCGATCCGCTGGTGCCGCTGGGCGAACTTGCGCGTCTTCTCGAACTGCCGCTCGACATCGACGTACGGAACGGCGTGGCATCCGGCCGGATCGGGGAAAGCCAGCGACCGATCACCGTCGACCTCAAGTCTGGACAGGCGCTCATCGGCGGCAAGGTCGTGGCGCTGGTTCCGCCGGACAGCCTTGTCACCGAGACGGACATCTACCTGCGTGCCTCGCTCGTCGCAAAGCTCCTGCCGCTCAGGATCACCGCCACGCCAGAGGACATGCTTCTCACGCTCGAGGCCACTGAAAAGCTTCCGGTTCAGGCCCAGCGCGAGCGCCTCGCGCACCTTGCGGGCCTGTCCGGCCAGCCGGAGCAGCGCGACGATGCGATGCGGGTCGCAACGCCCTATCGCTGGCTGGGCGAACCGGCCTTCGACTTCACCGCCGAGCTTGGCCAGGCCGATGAGGGCAGCGACGGCGGACGCCGCACGATGACCCGCTTCGAGGGGCGTGTCGCCGGGGACCTGCTGCAAGCCGGCTTCTCGGCCTGGCTGGCAACCGACGACAACGCCTCCCCGGCCGCCGCCCGCGTAGCCTTCACCAGGCGGTCGGAGGATGGGCGCCTGCTGGGATCGCTTGGCGGCACGATGGCCGCCGTGGGCGATGTATTCACCCCTGCCATGACGATGGGCGCACGCTCGCTCAATGGCGCCGGCCTGGTCTTCTCGTCGACGCGCGTGGACGAGGCGAGCGTATTCCAGCGCATCAACCTGCGCGGAGAACTGCCCGTCGGCTACGACGCCGAACTCTACGTCAACGATATCCTGCGCTCCGGCCAGCGCGGCGCCACCGCGCAAGGCCGCTATGAATTCAACGACATACCGCTCGTACGCGGCCGCAACGCCATTCGCATCGTCCTCTATGGCCCCCGTGGCGAACGGGTCGAGCGCACGCGCGTCATAAATGTCGGCGGCGGCCAGCTCGCGGCCGGTCGCACCACCGTCGATCTCGGCGTGGTCGCGCAGGACAAACCGCTGATCGACCTGTCGGAATCGAGCATCGCAGGCTTTTCCGCCGGACGCGGCAGTCTCCGGGCGGTCCTCAACGTCGCACATGGCCTTACCGAAGCGGCAACGCTGACGGGCGGCATCTCGCGCTTTTCGGACAGCCTCGGAAAGGCCCATACCATCGCCAGCGCGGGCCTGCGCAGTTCGGTGCTCGGCATGGCCCTGCAGGGTGACTTCGCCAGCGACTTTCGCGGGGGACGGGCCGCTTCGCTCGGCATCGCCGGTAGGGTTGGAGGCGTCAGCTTTCTTGGCCGGCACGTCGAATATGGCGGTCGCCTTGCCGACGAGGCCAACACCAGCTTCGATGCTTCACGGCCCATGCGCCGGTTCAGCGAACTTGTCTTCGACCTCGCCGTTCCGCTCCCCGGCTCCCTCGGCCTGCCAGTATCGGGCCGCATGGAGCGCGCCGAATTCGCCGACGGCGGTCGCAGCCTCACCGCCCGCGCACGCACCACGGCCAGCCTCGGCGGCACGATCGTCGCGCTGGGCGCCGACTACAGCCATCGTTCCCAGCCCGGCGCATCCGAAACGCGGATGAGCGGCAACGTCAGCGCATCGCGCCTGATCAATTATTCCTGGCAGTTGCGCGGCACCGCCGACTTCCGCCTGAAACCCGGTTTCAGCCTCGAAACGCTGGGCTTTTCGGCCGACCACGCAATTGGCGATCGCTACAGCGTGCGCTTTGGCGCCACGCGGACCTTCTCAAGCCGCGACGTGGCCCTTCAGGCCGGCGTCACCGCACGCCTGCCTTTCGGCACCGCAACGCTTGGCGGCGACTGGTCGGCCGGACAGAACCGGTGGCGCGTAGGCCTGCAACTGAATTTCGGCCTTGCGCGCGATCCGCTCAAGGGCCGCTATCGCATTACGCCCCCCGGCCCCGCCAATGGCGCAAGCGCCGCCCTGCTCGCCTTCATCGATGCCAACGCCAACGGCCAGCGCGACAGGGGCGAGGAAGCCGTGCCGGGCGTGGTCGTCGAAGGGGGCGGACTCAAGACGGTCACCGATGCAGACGGGCGGGCTTTCGTCACCGGGCTTGGCGATGGCAGCATGACCACCCTGCGCACCGACGCCACTGGCGCAGACACGGTCTTCGTTGCCGCGCCGCCGCAGAACATCGTCTTCGCCGCGCGGTCCGGCGGCATGACGACGATCCCGTACCCCCTCGTGCCGACATCGGAACTGGTTGCGCGCATCGGCTTTCGCCGCAAGGACGGAGAGGTGGGCGGCCTCTCCGCCGTAAAGCTGCGCCTCGTGTCGGCGAAGGGTGAAGTGATCCAGGGCATGACCGAGTTTGACGGAACAGCCGTGTTCGACCAGGTACGTCCCGGAAAATACGCGATCGAGATCGATCCGGAACAGGGCGCACGCCTCGGCATGAGGCTCAAGTCTCCGATCTTCGTGACAGTCGGCGCCGATGGCCGGACCATCGATGCCCTGGGCGAAGTGGCTTTCGACGAACCTGTCCGGATGGTGGAACGATGA
- a CDS encoding efflux RND transporter periplasmic adaptor subunit has translation MVRSDPARLSLPSTIRYPLFAFAAAASFALAGCGSSAEPAGKPAPTVGVVIARQQPVELTAELSGRTEASEVAEVRPQVAGIVMARLFPEGSFVRAGQPLYQIDSRIYAASSAQAAASLASAQATVEANRLKAERFRLLAEQGGVSRQDAADALAAYNQSRAAVEQARASLASARVNLGFTRVTSPISGRIGISMVTKGALVTANQAEPMAKVQRLDPMYVNIKQSGADFIALRRALESGKLVSGAAPVRVILPDGSEYPVTGRLNPADIDVDPETGTITVRAVVPNPRGDLLPGLFVRARVGQGTVPNGILVPQAAVSRDPRGRASVLVAGAGDMLEKREIVAETPVGQNWLVTGGLKPGDRVVVEGLINAREGQKAKVVAAGSKAASDATAPSDAKGAGK, from the coding sequence ATGGTGCGTTCCGATCCAGCGAGGCTGTCCTTGCCGTCCACAATCCGATATCCGCTCTTCGCGTTTGCCGCTGCCGCTTCCTTTGCGCTGGCTGGTTGCGGTTCCTCCGCCGAACCTGCCGGCAAACCCGCGCCCACTGTCGGCGTCGTGATCGCCCGCCAGCAGCCGGTCGAGCTTACCGCCGAACTTTCAGGACGAACCGAAGCGTCCGAAGTCGCGGAAGTGCGTCCGCAAGTTGCCGGGATCGTCATGGCCCGCCTGTTCCCCGAAGGTTCGTTCGTTCGCGCCGGGCAGCCGCTCTACCAGATCGATTCCCGTATCTATGCCGCGTCCAGCGCGCAGGCGGCGGCATCGCTGGCATCCGCGCAGGCCACGGTCGAGGCCAACCGCCTGAAGGCGGAGCGCTTTCGCCTCCTTGCCGAACAGGGCGGCGTGAGCCGGCAGGATGCGGCCGATGCCCTGGCGGCATACAACCAGTCGCGCGCCGCGGTGGAGCAGGCCCGCGCTTCGCTCGCTTCCGCGCGGGTCAATCTGGGCTTCACCCGGGTCACGTCCCCCATTTCGGGGCGCATCGGCATTTCGATGGTGACCAAGGGCGCGCTCGTCACTGCCAACCAGGCCGAACCGATGGCCAAGGTCCAACGGCTCGACCCGATGTACGTCAACATCAAGCAGTCCGGCGCTGATTTCATCGCCCTGCGCCGCGCTCTGGAAAGCGGCAAGCTGGTGTCCGGGGCGGCCCCCGTTCGCGTGATATTGCCCGACGGTTCGGAATATCCGGTTACCGGCAGGCTCAATCCCGCCGACATCGACGTCGATCCCGAGACCGGCACGATCACCGTCCGGGCCGTGGTGCCAAACCCGAGAGGGGATCTTCTGCCGGGGCTGTTCGTCCGCGCGCGCGTCGGGCAGGGCACCGTGCCAAACGGTATCCTCGTGCCTCAGGCTGCCGTCAGCCGCGATCCGCGTGGCCGTGCCAGCGTGCTCGTCGCCGGTGCGGGAGACATGCTCGAGAAGCGCGAGATCGTGGCGGAAACGCCGGTCGGCCAGAACTGGCTCGTCACCGGCGGGCTCAAGCCGGGCGACCGCGTCGTTGTCGAAGGACTGATCAACGCGCGCGAAGGGCAGAAGGCCAAGGTCGTCGCCGCCGGCAGCAAGGCGGCGTCTGATGCAACGGCCCCGTCCGATGCAAAGGGCGCGGGGAAGTAA
- a CDS encoding acyl-CoA dehydrogenase family protein: MILSPYDSEDHGEIREGVRKLCAQFPGEYWRKLDEKREYPTDFVNALTEAGYLSVLIPEEYGGSGLGLGAAAAILETIQSEGGNGGACHAQMYIMGTILRHGSEEQKRAYLPRIAAGTLRLQAFGVTEPTSGTDTTSLRTFARREGDEYVVNGQKIWTSRAEHSDLMLLLARTTAREDVAKKTDGLSVFIVDMRDVVGKSLTIRPIRTMMNHATTEVFFDNMRIPAANLLGEEGKGFRYILSGMNAERVLIAAECVGDAKWFTRRSVEYAGERKVFGRAIGANQGVAFPIAKAYANMRAAELMVREAARMYEAGLPMGAEANMAKMLAADASWEAGNACVQTHGGFGFAEEYDIERKLRETRLYQVAPISTNLILSFLAEHVLGLPRSY, from the coding sequence ATGATCCTCTCGCCGTACGACAGCGAAGACCACGGCGAAATCCGTGAGGGCGTTCGCAAGCTATGCGCCCAGTTTCCGGGCGAGTACTGGCGCAAGCTCGACGAGAAGCGCGAGTATCCGACCGACTTCGTCAACGCGCTGACCGAGGCGGGCTACCTTTCCGTCCTCATCCCCGAGGAATACGGCGGCTCGGGCCTCGGCCTTGGTGCTGCGGCGGCGATCCTCGAGACGATCCAGTCGGAGGGCGGCAACGGCGGCGCCTGTCATGCGCAGATGTACATCATGGGCACGATCCTTCGCCACGGGTCGGAAGAACAGAAGCGCGCATACCTTCCCCGTATCGCCGCCGGGACCTTGCGCCTCCAGGCCTTCGGCGTGACCGAGCCGACCAGCGGCACCGACACCACCAGCTTGCGCACCTTCGCCCGCCGCGAGGGCGACGAATATGTCGTCAATGGCCAGAAGATCTGGACCAGCCGCGCCGAACATTCCGATCTCATGCTCCTCCTCGCCCGCACCACCGCGCGCGAGGACGTGGCGAAGAAGACCGACGGCCTGTCAGTCTTCATCGTCGACATGCGCGACGTCGTGGGCAAGTCGCTCACTATCCGCCCGATCCGCACGATGATGAACCACGCGACGACCGAGGTCTTCTTCGACAACATGCGCATTCCCGCCGCAAACCTTCTCGGCGAGGAGGGCAAGGGCTTCCGTTACATCCTGTCGGGCATGAACGCCGAACGGGTGCTGATCGCGGCGGAATGCGTGGGCGACGCCAAGTGGTTCACGCGGCGGTCGGTCGAATATGCCGGGGAGCGAAAGGTCTTCGGCCGTGCCATCGGCGCCAATCAGGGCGTCGCCTTCCCCATCGCCAAGGCCTACGCAAACATGCGCGCCGCCGAACTCATGGTGCGCGAAGCCGCGCGCATGTACGAGGCGGGTTTGCCTATGGGCGCGGAAGCGAACATGGCCAAGATGCTTGCGGCTGATGCATCATGGGAAGCCGGCAACGCCTGCGTCCAGACGCACGGCGGCTTCGGCTTTGCCGAGGAGTACGACATCGAACGCAAGCTGCGCGAGACCCGGCTCTACCAGGTGGCGCCGATCAGCACGAACCTGATCCTGTCGTTCCTGGCCGAACACGTTCTGGGCCTGCCCCGCAGCTACTGA
- a CDS encoding HU family DNA-binding protein: MNNSDLADIIAANHGLSKADARKAVDSVFAAIADAAAKGEEVSLNGFGKFKVKNTPAREGRNPSTGATIQIAASNKLTFAAAKAVKDKLNG; encoded by the coding sequence ATGAACAACAGCGACCTCGCCGACATCATCGCCGCCAACCATGGCCTCTCGAAGGCAGACGCCCGCAAGGCCGTCGACAGCGTGTTCGCCGCGATCGCCGACGCTGCCGCGAAGGGCGAGGAAGTCTCGCTGAACGGCTTCGGCAAGTTCAAGGTCAAGAACACCCCGGCCCGCGAAGGCCGCAACCCCTCGACCGGCGCGACCATCCAGATCGCGGCTTCGAACAAGCTGACCTTCGCTGCCGCCAAGGCAGTCAAGGACAAGCTGAACGGCTGA
- a CDS encoding efflux transporter outer membrane subunit produces the protein MNMRPILAALPALALAGCNLAPKYVQPAAPVPPALPQGGAYPGLAPGETDADALGWRDFFADARLQQVIAKALADNRNLRATLANVERARALYRVDRAALFPIVNATGTLSAVQGTAGRVTDNFLVQAGTSAYEIDLWGRLRNQSQSAFESYLATDEGRKATQIALVAETASAWLSYAATADALRIAEETVASRRRTLDVNVRREANGIGTKLDVATATTALNSAEAAVADFRTSLAQARNALELIAGGPLPDELLPSTLGEGDQVRAELPVGLSSQVLLRRPDVLAAEHDLKATYADIGAARAAFFPTLSLTGLFGFASSGLTSIFSGGDFQKTANAALRQRIFDGGATAGNLAAAKAARDAALATYERTIQTAFREVADALARRGTIDESVRAQTSLEANAATAYRLSQSRYDAGVASYLEPLDAQRTLYNARQSLVSVRLTKASNMVELYRALGGGLVEVTKPQ, from the coding sequence ATGAACATGCGCCCGATCCTCGCCGCGCTTCCGGCACTGGCGCTCGCGGGTTGCAATCTTGCGCCCAAGTACGTGCAGCCCGCTGCGCCGGTGCCGCCGGCTCTGCCGCAAGGCGGAGCCTACCCCGGTCTAGCCCCCGGCGAGACGGACGCCGATGCGCTGGGCTGGCGCGATTTCTTTGCCGATGCACGCCTGCAGCAGGTGATCGCCAAGGCTCTTGCCGACAACCGCAACCTGCGCGCGACGCTTGCCAACGTAGAGCGGGCGAGGGCGCTCTACCGTGTGGACCGCGCGGCGCTGTTCCCCATCGTCAACGCGACCGGCACGCTGTCGGCGGTGCAGGGCACCGCAGGGCGGGTGACCGACAACTTCCTCGTCCAGGCGGGGACCAGTGCCTACGAGATCGACCTGTGGGGCCGGCTTCGCAACCAGAGCCAGAGTGCGTTCGAAAGCTATCTCGCGACGGACGAAGGGCGCAAGGCAACGCAGATCGCGCTGGTGGCCGAAACAGCAAGCGCGTGGCTGTCCTATGCGGCCACCGCCGATGCCCTGCGCATTGCCGAGGAAACCGTGGCATCCCGGCGCAGGACGCTCGACGTCAATGTCCGGCGCGAAGCCAACGGGATCGGTACGAAGCTTGACGTGGCCACGGCGACCACGGCGCTCAACAGCGCCGAAGCCGCAGTGGCAGACTTCCGCACCAGCCTGGCCCAGGCTCGCAATGCGCTGGAACTGATCGCGGGCGGTCCGTTACCGGACGAGCTTCTGCCTTCGACGTTAGGCGAGGGCGACCAGGTTCGCGCCGAGCTGCCCGTCGGCCTGTCCTCGCAGGTGCTGCTGCGCAGGCCCGACGTTCTCGCTGCGGAGCACGACCTGAAGGCGACCTACGCCGACATTGGCGCGGCGCGGGCGGCGTTCTTTCCGACGCTATCGCTAACCGGCTTGTTCGGGTTCGCCAGTTCCGGGCTGACGAGCATCTTCAGCGGTGGCGACTTCCAGAAGACGGCCAATGCGGCCTTGCGCCAGCGGATCTTCGATGGCGGGGCGACGGCGGGCAATCTTGCGGCGGCCAAGGCCGCGCGCGATGCGGCGCTCGCGACCTATGAGAGGACGATCCAGACGGCCTTCCGCGAAGTGGCGGACGCGCTGGCGCGGCGCGGGACCATCGACGAGAGTGTGAGGGCGCAGACTTCGCTCGAGGCCAATGCGGCGACCGCGTACCGCCTGAGCCAGTCACGCTACGATGCCGGTGTTGCCAGCTATCTCGAACCGCTCGACGCCCAGCGCACGCTCTACAATGCGCGGCAGTCGCTGGTTTCGGTGCGGCTCACGAAAGCGAGCAACATGGTCGAGCTGTACCGTGCGCTGGGAGGCGGATTGGTGGAAGTGACGAAGCCTCAGTAG
- a CDS encoding DUF4402 domain-containing protein translates to MKKALASAAIAAGLMVGGSAFAQSAANTDSASASASVTIVRPVTITKTSDLAFGRIVKPRTGTGTVSIANSSNSVVAGSGAVALSGITTSRAAFTVDGEGGQVVTTSIPSTMTLSGNNDSITVNLSPDFGSTVTLSGSSASAGSATLNVGGSFDLASSRASGAYTGSFTVSVAYQ, encoded by the coding sequence ATGAAGAAAGCTCTTGCAAGCGCGGCGATCGCCGCTGGCTTGATGGTCGGAGGTTCCGCCTTCGCCCAGTCCGCAGCCAATACCGACAGCGCGTCGGCTTCGGCCTCGGTCACAATCGTCCGCCCGGTCACGATCACCAAGACCAGCGACCTGGCCTTCGGCCGCATCGTCAAGCCGCGCACCGGCACGGGCACGGTCTCGATCGCCAACAGCAGCAACTCGGTCGTCGCGGGCAGCGGCGCTGTCGCGCTCTCGGGCATCACCACCAGCCGCGCCGCGTTCACGGTCGATGGCGAAGGCGGTCAGGTCGTGACCACGTCGATCCCGTCGACCATGACCCTTTCGGGCAACAATGACTCGATCACGGTCAACCTGTCGCCCGACTTCGGATCGACCGTCACGCTCTCGGGCTCGTCCGCATCGGCCGGCAGCGCCACGCTCAACGTCGGCGGCAGCTTCGATCTCGCCTCGTCGCGGGCCTCGGGTGCCTACACGGGTTCGTTCACGGTCTCCGTCGCCTACCAGTGA